The following proteins are encoded in a genomic region of Acidobacteriota bacterium:
- a CDS encoding phosphatidylglycerophosphatase A: MKTPVEKRKPSGIVDYVALALTTWGVGYLPLMPGTFGSMVGVAIYFGVVWFDVLAGFRFFTAGFTAEQVSALVWASNSIMLVILVIVGIWASGRTIPIFGNSDPSEAVVDEVMGVLVTLLFIPQGAGWIYVLAGFGLFRLFDIWKPYPIDSLQDLPGGVGVCADDLVAGVYAGMCLSIAYAITILV, encoded by the coding sequence ATGAAGACACCCGTCGAAAAACGAAAACCATCCGGCATCGTCGATTACGTGGCACTTGCGCTCACGACGTGGGGCGTGGGCTATTTGCCGTTGATGCCGGGAACGTTTGGTTCGATGGTTGGCGTCGCGATCTATTTTGGCGTTGTCTGGTTCGATGTGCTTGCGGGCTTTCGATTCTTTACTGCGGGATTCACCGCAGAGCAGGTGAGCGCCCTTGTCTGGGCGTCGAACTCGATCATGCTGGTGATCCTCGTCATCGTCGGCATTTGGGCCTCGGGCAGGACGATCCCGATATTCGGCAACTCCGATCCGAGCGAGGCGGTCGTTGATGAAGTGATGGGTGTACTCGTCACGCTGCTTTTCATACCGCAAGGAGCCGGTTGGATCTATGTTCTCGCGGGTTTCGGCCTATTTCGATTGTTCGACATTTGGAAGCCGTATCCGATCGATAGTTTACAAGACCTGCCCGGCGGGGTCGGAGTTTGTGCCGATGATCTGGTCGCCGGCGTTTATGCCGGAATGTGTCTGTCCATCGCGTATGCGATCACAATATTGGTATGA
- the cobO gene encoding cob(I)yrinic acid a,c-diamide adenosyltransferase, giving the protein MPEKRYKWRRDDYRENTKGLLMLNTGDGKGKTTAAIGVLVRAAGRGMHCCMIQFMKSRTDRYGEHESFEKLGIEVHTMGDGFTWDTNDKSQDIKTSEETWALCVDKMRNGDYDVLVFDELLYVLSYGFLDIDAVIKEIREIRAKQPHLHLILTGRNVDNALEKVIAEADLVTEMKEIKHPFHAGIFAQQGIEF; this is encoded by the coding sequence ATGCCCGAAAAAAGATACAAATGGCGGCGTGACGATTACCGCGAGAACACCAAAGGCCTGCTGATGCTCAATACGGGCGACGGCAAGGGAAAAACGACCGCCGCTATCGGCGTGCTCGTGCGTGCCGCGGGTCGCGGAATGCATTGCTGCATGATCCAGTTCATGAAGTCCAGGACCGACCGCTACGGCGAACACGAATCGTTCGAAAAGCTCGGCATAGAGGTCCACACAATGGGCGACGGCTTCACGTGGGACACCAACGACAAATCGCAGGACATCAAAACAAGCGAGGAAACATGGGCACTCTGCGTCGATAAGATGCGAAACGGCGACTACGACGTACTGGTTTTCGACGAACTGCTTTACGTTCTCAGCTACGGCTTTCTCGACATCGATGCTGTTATCAAAGAGATCCGCGAAATACGTGCAAAACAGCCGCACTTGCACTTGATATTGACCGGCAGAAACGTAGATAATGCCCTCGAAAAAGTGATAGCCGAGGCCGATCTCGTCACCGAAATGAAAGAGATCAAACACCCTTTCCACGCAGGAATATTTGCACAGCAGGGAATTGAGTTTTAA
- the rbfA gene encoding 30S ribosome-binding factor RbfA, with protein MRRPERFAEALKEEIGEVVGFELDDPRLVMVTVTDVSVAPDLRDAKVYVLINGSDDEIAAALKTLRNASTFVRQQVAMNLNLRHAPHIHFVRDTAEENAARVSEILQDLEIKGEFSKEDSDE; from the coding sequence ATGCGGCGGCCCGAGAGATTTGCTGAGGCATTGAAAGAAGAGATCGGTGAGGTTGTCGGGTTCGAACTCGACGATCCGCGGCTCGTGATGGTGACGGTAACCGACGTTTCGGTCGCACCTGATCTGCGTGATGCTAAGGTCTATGTTTTGATAAATGGATCGGACGACGAGATCGCAGCGGCTCTCAAGACGCTTCGAAATGCCTCGACATTCGTTCGCCAACAGGTAGCGATGAATCTTAATCTGAGGCACGCTCCACACATCCATTTTGTACGCGACACTGCCGAAGAGAACGCAGCGCGTGTCAGCGAGATCCTGCAGGATCTCGAGATCAAGGGAGAATTTAGTAAGGAAGATAGTGATGAGTGA
- a CDS encoding DUF1835 domain-containing protein, with product MIYHVLPGDAVAEEFKKTKIRGEVIVCRECLAVGDVDADILPDFWEQRARFILSEYGEDEIVYHETVADELAVLLDLDSDDEVNLWFEYELFCSVNLWFCLWLLSETGAAVFRVEPVVLKPEDRWDGFGNLGSVDLQKCYGRRVRFTPKEIQLGADLWNAFRKNDHERLIELSKAEQGRFPYLAEVCDAAIERVTRPAEIVAEIQFEGKTEFEEIFAEFKRRAGVYGYGDLQVQRIIDGSS from the coding sequence ATGATCTACCACGTTCTCCCCGGCGACGCGGTCGCTGAGGAATTCAAAAAAACTAAGATACGTGGCGAGGTGATCGTCTGCCGCGAATGCCTCGCGGTTGGCGATGTCGATGCCGACATATTGCCTGATTTTTGGGAACAGCGCGCAAGATTTATATTGTCAGAATACGGCGAAGACGAGATCGTCTATCACGAAACGGTCGCTGACGAACTCGCAGTTCTCCTCGATCTCGACTCCGATGATGAAGTCAATCTCTGGTTCGAATACGAACTATTCTGCTCGGTGAATCTGTGGTTTTGCCTGTGGCTTCTGAGCGAAACGGGAGCGGCCGTCTTTCGTGTCGAACCTGTCGTGCTGAAACCGGAAGACCGCTGGGACGGATTTGGCAATCTCGGGTCGGTCGATCTGCAAAAGTGCTACGGCCGGCGTGTCAGGTTCACTCCGAAAGAGATCCAACTCGGTGCTGATCTGTGGAACGCGTTTAGAAAGAACGACCATGAAAGGCTGATCGAGCTTTCAAAGGCCGAACAAGGCCGTTTTCCATACCTTGCCGAGGTCTGTGACGCCGCTATCGAACGCGTCACACGTCCGGCTGAGATCGTCGCTGAGATCCAATTCGAAGGCAAGACCGAATTCGAGGAGATCTTCGCCGAATTCAAACGCCGTGCCGGCGTCTACGGTTACGGCGACCTACAGGTTCAGCGAATAATCGACGGATCGTCCTAG
- a CDS encoding bifunctional oligoribonuclease/PAP phosphatase NrnA, which produces MLSQVVELIENKSKFAITTHIKPDGDGVGSSLGLCWLLRSLGKTAEVIVHGEVPPAYRSLPGADEIRDVKQIDGTYDAIFVIECSDIQRPGIAGLEAEFTVNIDHHATSEHFGTINWIDSTASAVGEMIYNLCKAIGGRITKEIAECVYMALVTDTGSFHFPNTSDRTLKVASELIKAGARPATIGEAVYNNYPWSRIELMRRVLETVKRDESGRIAMLRQTIEMKEVSGAIDGDNNGFVNIPLAAKDVQAAVYMREVGDEKYRVSLRSKGDINVAKVAEAFGGGGHKNAAGLRIEGNWDEAEAKIVNALHYVIDTSQNGSNGNGYK; this is translated from the coding sequence GTGTTAAGTCAAGTAGTAGAGTTAATTGAAAACAAGAGCAAGTTCGCGATAACCACGCACATCAAGCCGGACGGCGACGGCGTTGGTTCTTCGCTCGGGCTTTGCTGGCTGCTGCGTTCGCTCGGCAAAACTGCCGAAGTGATCGTGCACGGCGAAGTTCCGCCTGCCTACCGCAGCCTGCCCGGAGCCGACGAGATCCGCGATGTAAAACAGATCGACGGAACGTACGACGCTATTTTCGTGATCGAATGTAGCGATATTCAGCGTCCCGGCATAGCTGGCCTCGAAGCCGAATTTACCGTAAACATCGACCACCACGCCACAAGCGAACATTTCGGGACGATCAACTGGATCGATTCGACCGCGTCAGCTGTCGGCGAAATGATCTACAATCTCTGCAAAGCCATCGGCGGCCGCATTACCAAGGAGATCGCCGAATGTGTCTATATGGCTCTGGTCACCGACACCGGCTCGTTCCATTTTCCAAACACATCTGACCGCACACTCAAGGTCGCTTCTGAGCTGATCAAAGCCGGAGCAAGGCCCGCGACCATCGGCGAGGCCGTCTATAACAACTATCCTTGGTCACGCATCGAGCTAATGCGGCGAGTACTCGAAACGGTAAAACGCGATGAATCCGGCCGCATCGCGATGCTCCGCCAAACCATTGAAATGAAAGAGGTTTCCGGTGCGATCGACGGGGATAACAACGGCTTCGTCAACATCCCGCTCGCTGCTAAAGACGTTCAGGCAGCGGTCTATATGCGTGAGGTCGGCGACGAAAAATATCGTGTGAGCCTGCGTTCAAAAGGTGATATCAATGTCGCCAAGGTCGCCGAAGCTTTTGGCGGCGGCGGCCACAAGAACGCTGCAGGCCTGCGGATCGAGGGCAATTGGGACGAAGCCGAAGCCAAGATCGTGAATGCTTTGCATTACGTCATCGATACATCGCAAAACGGTTCTAACGGCAACGGGTACAAATAG